TCAACGGTTCCTTTACGTCGATCTCCTGCAATTGCTGCTCAAATACCTGTTCCACTACACTATAACAGGCGGCCGCTGCCACATCCTCCTGGGCTGAGCCTTTTGCAAGGGAATTGACCAGGCTCTGTATGCCGAACACTATGCAGTAACTGTTCATTTCCACATTCTGCTGCATTCCCTTAACAGCCAGATCGCCCAGTTCTGTTATATCCACACCCAGTCGCTTTGAAGTCATCTCCAGGAACCGGCCTGATGCCCCGGCACAAATACCGCCCATAGTGAACATACCAGGGATACCATCCTGCACGGCGATGGCCTTATTGTCCATACCTCCAATATCTATGACAGTGGACGGTCCATGCTGACTGTTGGCAAGATAGACCGCTCCTTTTGAGTTGACAGTGATCTCTTCCTGGACCAGGTCTGCATTGAACTCTTCGCTCAGCAGGAACCTTCCGTAACCGGTAACACCTATGGCCTGTATCTCATCCCTGGTAATACCCGCCTCAACCAGGGCTTTGTCAAGTGCCTCACTGGCGCTTTCCACCACCTTGATGGTGGGAACCCAACCTGTGCCTATAATCTGATCATCCTTCATTATCACGGCCTTGGTGGTAGTCGACCCCGAATCGATGCCAGCGGTCAAACCTTCCTGCTTCTCCCTGGCAAGCAAGCTGCGACGCCTGGCAGTAGTGGTCAGTGCTTCCAGTCTGGTAAGTAGGGTACTTGACGTTGTACGTTCAGTAAACGAATAACTGATGACAGGAATCTTCGAGTTGGCATAAATATACCTGCGAATCTCATTTCGCACCAGGGCACCTTCGGCACACCTGAAGCATGAAGCGATCAATACGGCATCAGCCATGGTCTTTCCTTCCACAATTGATTTTGCCCTTGCCATCATCAATTTCAGGTCAGGGCTTGCCACCTTGAACCCGAAATTTTCCTCAACATTCTGGACGTCCTCTATGGATATCTCAGGAAAGAAGATTTCAGCATTGACTACATTAGCAGCAGTATCTATCTCTTTCTGGATACCACTGTATTCACTACCACAGGAAAGCTGGGCAATCTTGACAAGATTTTCTTTTGCCATATCACTTATCCCCCTTTCCAAGTCCGTCTGTAAAATCATGTATCATATGCACAAATGCCTTTGCATCCTCTTCAGTGCGGGGATAATTCAGTTCCAGTATGGGTATATTCTTTGTCCTGACCAAAAAGTTTACAAGCTCATTGGTGCGGGCGCAGCCCATACATCCGAAGGCTATGTCTGGCTCCATGACAATAACGGCTGCCTCGGCCTCCTCGAGCAATGGACCAAGCAGCGCCATCCTGCCCCTTACACCGGAAGGTACTTCAACAGCAGCATATTTCAGTCCGATCTTCGGGTCTTCGGGTGTAATATTAATTGGCGGCGAATCCAGTCCTGCCGTACGGATTTTTTTCCCGACCTCCCGCATTACAGCAAGAGGTTCATGACCGAACCTGTCTATAAGGTCTGATAAAATCAGACTGTTGCTGGGGTAAATAAAAACCTTAACCATCTTGATAACCTCATTTGGACTGTGCAACCTCTTTTTCAATAATGTCTTTGAATGTTTCTATGTGTATGGGTAAAGACCTGGTCATTTTCGTTCCCTTGCCCTCCCCTCTCTCGATCTCTTCAAGTGCTGAAGTAATATATGGCAAAAACGGAAATTCAAGCTCGTGCTGATGGAACCCGGGTTTGGGTCCACCTCCCCGCCCGACCCTGCAGCGGTACGGATCGCCAGGCGGCACACCCCTTTCCTTAATAAATATCCGGTTGGGGTCAAGACTCCGCATCTCCCTGGCAACTTCATCTACTACAGACCTTTTTCCCTCGATAATAAGACCAAAACAAGTCTCTTTTACTGTGATATCAGCCTTGCTTTCATATATCCTGATAACAAGATCGCTGGGAAGGGTAAAGGTGGAGTGCAGGACTATCATTTTACTTATAATATCATCATCGTTCATCCTTTTCTACCTCCGTGACATATATCACATCTCCCTGTTTGACCCCATCCAGTTTTTCAATATCCCGGACAATTCCAATTATATTAGTAGCATGGAACTTCTCGCCAGTGGGACCATACCGATTATCATCAAAGGATTTTGTACCGATCAGACCGTACTGATTTGACGCCTGGTTGGTCACGCCAACTTCACCTGACAGAACCACATCCTTTGGAGTATTTTCAGGCATGATCTCCTTGTATCCCTCTACCCTTTTGATGGTCTTGAAAATAGTAGTATTCTCATATGTGAAATGTACAGGCAAAGGTGCTATCGGACGATCTTTCAACCTGAGTGCATGTTGGAAATATTCAATGGTGATCGGTGCCTTATCTTGGTAAAAATTGATGTGTAACAATTGTTTGGGTGGAATACATAACACAGAAACTTTTTTCGCTTCAATAATTTGCATTGTGGTAAAGGGTAGTTGTTCAACAACAATGGCATCCTCAGCCATATAACCATCAAATGTGATCTCAAGTCCTTTTTGCTCTGCCAGTGCTTTTGCTTCATCGATCTTCATGCCCTGGAACATGATCCTTTCAGGCGAGACCCTTACTTCCAGTTTGTTCCCTTTTTCTGCCAGCTTGATAAGCTGGATTCCCTTATTGACGTTTCCCACGATCGAATGCACCATACTACTGGGCCGGTCCTCCTTATAAATAAAAATACGTCCCAATCCCGAACCCTTGTTTCGCACTGCAACAGCACCTTCAGACCTGGAATCTAGGGACTCGAAGGGACAATCTTCACCATTTAATAGGTTGTCTACTACGTAGGAACTGGAGATGTCGTCCACTTTGATTATTCCGTCACCCATCAGTCCAAGGAAATGTTCAGCACCATAAGGTGCATCCTTCCTGAGTTCGATTGAAAGGTAGGTGAATATCTTCATCCCATTTTCGAGAGGAGTATTCATGTCGGTGGTGGTAATCTTATCAGTTAGTGTTTCCCACCGTATGACAGGCTCTATCTTGTTGATTGTGTCCCCCTGTTCCAGTTTCGCAATTATATTCTTGCCACTTATAACCCTTGCAAAGAC
The window above is part of the ANME-2 cluster archaeon genome. Proteins encoded here:
- a CDS encoding methanogenesis marker 15 protein encodes the protein MAKENLVKIAQLSCGSEYSGIQKEIDTAANVVNAEIFFPEISIEDVQNVEENFGFKVASPDLKLMMARAKSIVEGKTMADAVLIASCFRCAEGALVRNEIRRYIYANSKIPVISYSFTERTTSSTLLTRLEALTTTARRRSLLAREKQEGLTAGIDSGSTTTKAVIMKDDQIIGTGWVPTIKVVESASEALDKALVEAGITRDEIQAIGVTGYGRFLLSEEFNADLVQEEITVNSKGAVYLANSQHGPSTVIDIGGMDNKAIAVQDGIPGMFTMGGICAGASGRFLEMTSKRLGVDITELGDLAVKGMQQNVEMNSYCIVFGIQSLVNSLAKGSAQEDVAAAACYSVVEQVFEQQLQEIDVKEPLIMVGGSSLIEGVPKAMEELLKIKVTVPPHSQYIGAVGAALLVSGFIDK
- a CDS encoding methanogenesis marker 5 protein, with amino-acid sequence MVKVFIYPSNSLILSDLIDRFGHEPLAVMREVGKKIRTAGLDSPPINITPEDPKIGLKYAAVEVPSGVRGRMALLGPLLEEAEAAVIVMEPDIAFGCMGCARTNELVNFLVRTKNIPILELNYPRTEEDAKAFVHMIHDFTDGLGKGDK
- a CDS encoding methanogenesis marker 6 protein, coding for MNDDDIISKMIVLHSTFTLPSDLVIRIYESKADITVKETCFGLIIEGKRSVVDEVAREMRSLDPNRIFIKERGVPPGDPYRCRVGRGGGPKPGFHQHELEFPFLPYITSALEEIERGEGKGTKMTRSLPIHIETFKDIIEKEVAQSK
- a CDS encoding methanogenesis marker 3 protein, with the protein product MTSTITVELNEVSVEIEEGASLGGLLTKTQTSCISRATIGIVKGGEEKEEQTTEYSVQTNKGEFKIEVDPEKPELVSTWLSQIVGKQLRAHWATIDALAFGPIPTNITPDRGTFDYQRYDLVFGAGGYDAKNTYIVVSKNRHTASHGSPADGGVFARVISGKNIIAKLEQGDTINKIEPVIRWETLTDKITTTDMNTPLENGMKIFTYLSIELRKDAPYGAEHFLGLMGDGIIKVDDISSSYVVDNLLNGEDCPFESLDSRSEGAVAVRNKGSGLGRIFIYKEDRPSSMVHSIVGNVNKGIQLIKLAEKGNKLEVRVSPERIMFQGMKIDEAKALAEQKGLEITFDGYMAEDAIVVEQLPFTTMQIIEAKKVSVLCIPPKQLLHINFYQDKAPITIEYFQHALRLKDRPIAPLPVHFTYENTTIFKTIKRVEGYKEIMPENTPKDVVLSGEVGVTNQASNQYGLIGTKSFDDNRYGPTGEKFHATNIIGIVRDIEKLDGVKQGDVIYVTEVEKDER